A window of Punica granatum isolate Tunisia-2019 chromosome 8, ASM765513v2, whole genome shotgun sequence genomic DNA:
TTATGGTACAAAACCAGGTCAAGAAAGCGTGATAATTATAATCTCCCACAATGTTGAAAGTCGAAGAATATCCAAACCTTGGTTCAAATAAGATGTCGCAGATTGCAGTAATGTTGGTGGCTCTTCTGCTCgttggtcttccaagtcacTCTTTGGTGATGAATTTCGTGGTTTATGGTGAGATTCCACGGGAATAACTTCAATCATGTTGAGTTCAAGCATGAACAAATAGCCAGTCATGCATgtgtaattaattaacaatagAGGGTATTAATTGATCCAGGAATCAACCAATTCGGTTGCGGACGATATTGGATCAGAAAGACCTTACTTCGATATATGCAGCGTCCACAAAATCCAAGCTTACTTCCACTCGGGAATTCAGATGGTCGATGTGCCAAACCACTTAGCATTCCAGCCTCATTCACAGTTGTTACAGTAGCTAAGAAGGGATACTGATCCAACAAGTGAAGGCAAATGTCTGCATGGAAAGAATTAGTCAAACATCATCCACTCTGGTTCGATGGAAATCTGGGTTAGTCGTTCTATCGGTTCGCCTTTGGCAACGTGGAATAGCTAGAATATGAAGAACAAAGCAGGGATGGACTGATACTTTAAGGAAATGTATATATTACTGTATGCATCTTGTTTGGCTCCTCAAGGAACTTGCAGCATTGGGCTCAAATCTTGGGTCCATCTCAGGAACTAATGaccagggaaaaaaaaaaaacgttcCTTGGAAATTtgggccaaaaaaaaaaaagtcctcTGGAAATAGATAGTATAATAACTGAATAATATGTATCATtttcaagggaaaaaaaactgaaTAATGTATGCATAGTTAAGAAACTAGAAGAAAATCGAAGTATAAAACTTTTGTGATGAAGTATCATCCGATTCACTTTACCATAAGAACGTGAAGCCACGAGCTTGTCAATTAGTTGACTGGCTGCAGAGCCAGCAAAGAAGGGGCTAGCTGTATAAGGAAGTGGCACGTCAGGCATCTTCAAGACGAGGTACCACACGATCTCTTTGCTTTCAAAATAATAGGCCGCAAGATGAAGTGGTGTATATTCCCATCGATCCGCCATTTCCATCAATCTGCCATTTTTTGCCACCAAAGTCTTGACAATATGCAAGCTTCCGCGGGCAACAGCATAATGGAGGGCGGTCTGGCTTCGTTCATGCTCTTGTATTTCCAGGGCTTCTGGGGTCATGAGTGCCACTAGCTTCTCTATGAACTCTGTGCGTCCAACATCAGCGGCAACGTGCAGGGCAGTCTCACCCATTGATGTAATTTTCGCCGTCAACGCTTCAGGATCACTCTTGAAGATACTATCAGCGGCCTCCCAGTCTCCGTTCAGTGCTGCCTTGTGTAAAGGTCGATAATGCCTAAGAGGATCCTCCTCACGTGCTTTACttggaaattaaattaaattagtctTATGAATTACTTTAAATCGCTTGCCTATAGCTATATATGTTGTAACGGATCAAACTGAATGCTGTAAAATTTCCATTGGAAGAATTTAGGTGGACATAAATCCAATTAGAAAGTTGATAGAAACTTAACTTGATGAACTTGCATAgaaattctattttattaagtCAAAATCGTGTTAGAACCGAATTACTGAATCCCTAAGATCACACTTGATGAATCCGTTGATAAATCAATCAGTGGGAAGCAGACATGAATCCATAGCATGAGGTTGAATCCGGTTCGTGGTCTTCCAAGCCATTTAACGGCTCAGGGACCATAACCCCTAAAATTGCACTTTAGTGCAAGAGGTTTATGTAATTCTAATTTCGCCCATCGTAGAATTAGTAATTACCCTTTCGGTATTTACACATTAATCTCATATTCTACCAAGATATCGAGAATGTCCATTATCTTTAACTTTATTAGATCACCCAATCTGGGCCTATTAATAGGATAACACATAATACATAAcgtgatatacatatatcggCCCACATTGTTGAAACAAAATTCAACAAATCGAACTAGCTTGTTGTCATTTTTTTAGACAAATCTATAATTGATATACTATAGCTCCAAAGCCTGCGAAGTGATACCATAAGTACACCGAATTCtcacaattaattataatatgattTACATAAAtacaatctcattgatgaagaaaattctgtaaagaaaaagagagagagaaaagctCAATTCAAATGATTAAGAAATACTATGAAGTTATTGATATAAAGTTTACCTTGAGTAAGAGTGGGATCTGCTAACTGATTTTCTGGAGCCTCATTCCCCTTGTTGAGCAGTCTGTCGAGTACCTGCCATATCTCATGAGCAGATTTGCATCCGATGATATGATCGAAGAGGCTGTGAGAAATAGACCTCTTCAAGGCAAACTCAGCCTTTGCATTCAGCCGCTTCCATTTCTTGACAGCAGTAGCTTCTGGTTCTGGACTTATGATGTTGTTGCCGTCGACAACATCCCACAAGTCTTCTCCTACAAGGTATGACTCCATACAAGACCTCCAAACCTTATAGTTTGATTGGTTCAACAACTCAATGCCAAGCCCACCAATTGGTTGAGTCATCGCCATGGAATCTTGAGTTTGACACGTGATCGAATCGCTATAGCCCTTGTAGCTTCGATAACATACATGCGAAAAGAAAGCAAAATTTAAACTATATGATCTGATTGAATTTCTTGAATTGATTTGAGGAACATCACACCCTCGCTCGAACTATAGATAGATGATAGGTGATCCCAGGGATTATTATCAGAAAGCCGCTGGAAATAGTTTCAACTTTCTTCACTCTTTTGTTTAAAACATTAAGGAAACAAAGGAGAAGACAGTTACGAATTTAACTTcgcaacaatatatatatatatatatatatatatgccttgtcaaaatcaagaaaatctAAGCAATATTTGGGCTTACCTTAGCCTGAAACTACTTCAAGTGAAAAGGGCAACCGCGGCAAGTATACTTCGTCAAGAATGTAAGGCCAATCAACATCCGATGTTGCTGGAACCACGTATCTAATTTGGTTAGGGACTGCTGGGTTTAAGTTTCTGTGTGAACTAAGGATCAGTTGAATTCCTAATTAAGCTTCAAAGCCTTGGTTatacatatctatatctatatttatatctatatatctaaaataaaaaagagttgTGGTGGACCCGGCTAGATGTCCtcataaaattttctcgaatttttgaatatttaaataatttttatgaacttttaagttttttttaactGGTATACTTAATATTTGTATTTCAAAAGATTTTGATTGGTTTTTGAAATGATATACTTGATTTTTGTATATCAAAAGATTTTTTTGGAATTAATTACTCACTTGACTAGGTGAAGATTTGGTTTGGCTCATGAAAAATATATCTACTATTAAATGTGAAGATGAGTTCTTCAATTTTctgtttatatttatttttagtcaCTTATATACCCTTGATAGCCTCAAAATGTCCGGATCgcaaaatgaaattttgtgaaatattcgggttttctaatattttgcatatatcattttaaaattcagaACAAAATTTGTGATCATGTATTCAATTAATATAACACATGATGTAAAACCATATGAGTATGTTTTTATTATGACCAAAGAGTTTCATCCTATCATGCtcagaatttttctttttaatttttttatcatcctgttaatcaaatatttttggcttttaatttttatttttaagtatgTTTCTAgcttttttttaacttatgTATTAATATGTATCTTCAGGACAGTGTTTTCTAACCTTATTCgtcaaattaaattatcttagccttacataa
This region includes:
- the LOC116187111 gene encoding uncharacterized protein LOC116187111 isoform X1 translates to MAMTQPIGGLGIELLNQSNYKVWRSCMESYLVGEDLWDVVDGNNIISPEPEATAVKKWKRLNAKAEFALKRSISHSLFDHIIGCKSAHEIWQVLDRLLNKGNEAPENQLADPTLTQAREEDPLRHYRPLHKAALNGDWEAADSIFKSDPEALTAKITSMGETALHVAADVGRTEFIEKLVALMTPEALEIQEHERSQTALHYAVARGSLHIVKTLVAKNGRLMEMADRWEYTPLHLAAYYFESKEIVWYLVLKMPDVPLPYTASPFFAGSAASQLIDKLVASRSYDICLHLLDQYPFLATVTTVNEAGMLSGLAHRPSEFPSGSKLGFCGRCIYRIIPVESHHKPRNSSPKSDLEDQRAEEPPTLLQSATSYLNQVMQWINGASWTAIEHLVPGIKHIKDQKFKHKCIQKMVEIACQQMSCWNEKDVLSYFAKVGFFYIAAQNGGVELITTCLQYFPYLMRNNTIRLQAAVLHRQEKVFNLFLGGAVTTKYLAATFDAQTQENILHKVARLAPYPRLSSVSCPALQMQRELQWFKAVEKLLNPTQRTIKNKKWETAREIFTTEHRDLLRDAERWMKDTSNSCMVVSTLIATVVFAAAFTVPGGNVEDQGIPLFLKEKVFILFVVSDALGLFSSTTSVLMFLSILTARYAEEDFLRPLPKRLILGFASLFLAIACMMVAFGATLYMVLSERFKWIFIPIIAITSIPVILFVMLQLPLFIYMVQSTYGSGIFHPKRIW
- the LOC116187111 gene encoding uncharacterized protein LOC116187111 isoform X4, giving the protein MAMTQPIGGLGIELLNQSNYKVWRSCMESYLVGEDLWDVVDGNNIISPEPEATAVKKWKRLNAKAEFALKRSISHSLFDHIIGCKSAHEIWQVLDRLLNKGNEAPENQLADPTLTQAREEDPLRHYRPLHKAALNGDWEAADSIFKSDPEALTAKITSMGETALHVAADVGRTEFIEKLVALMTPEALEIQEHERSQTALHYAVARGSLHIVKTLVAKNGRLMEMADRWEYTPLHLAAYYFESKEIVWYLVLKMPDVPLPYTASPFFAGSAASQLIDKLVASRSYDICLHLLDQYPFLATVTTVNEAGMLSGLAHRPSEFPSGSKLGFCGRCIYRIIPVESHHKPRNSSPKSDLEDQRAEEPPTLLQSATSYLNQVMQWINGASWTAIEHLVPGIKHIKDQKFKHKCIQKMVEIACQQMSCWNEKDVLSYFAKVGFFYIAAQNGGVELITTCLQYFPYLMRNNTIRLQAAVLHRQEKVFNLFLGGAVTTKYLAATFDAQTQENILHKVARLAPYPRLSSVSCPALQMQRELQWFKAVEKLLNPTQRTIKNKKWETAREIFTTEHRDLLRDAERWMKDTSNSCMMHWDCSPPPHPS
- the LOC116187111 gene encoding uncharacterized protein LOC116187111 isoform X3, giving the protein MAMTQPIGGLGIELLNQSNYKVWRSCMESYLVGEDLWDVVDGNNIISPEPEATAVKKWKRLNAKAEFALKRSISHSLFDHIIGCKSAHEIWQVLDRLLNKGNEAPENQLADPTLTQAREEDPLRHYRPLHKAALNGDWEAADSIFKSDPEALTAKITSMGETALHVAADVGRTEFIEKLVALMTPEALEIQEHERSQTALHYAVARGSLHIVKTLVAKNGRLMEMADRWEYTPLHLAAYYFESKEIVWYLVLKMPDVPLPYTASPFFAGSAASQLIDKLVASRSYDICLHLLDQYPFLATVTTVNEAGMLSGLAHRPSEFPSGSKLGFCGRCIYRIIPVESHHKPRNSSPKSDLEDQRAEEPPTLLQSATSYLNQVMQWINGASWTAIEHLVPGIKHIKDQKFKHKCIQKMVEIACQQMSCWNEKDVLSYFAKVGFFYIAAQNGGVELITTCLQYFPYLMRNNTIRLQAAVLHRQEKVFNLFLGGAVTTKYLAATFDAQTQENILHKVARLAPYPRLSSVSCPALQMQRELQWFKAVEKLLNPTQRTIKNKKWETAREIFTTEHRDLLRDAERWMKDTSNSCMVMHWDCSPPPHPS